The proteins below come from a single Fusobacterium nucleatum genomic window:
- the kamD gene encoding lysine 5,6-aminomutase subunit alpha, whose translation MPKLDLDWELVREARESAKKIAADSQVFIDAHSTVTVERTICRLLGIDGIDEFGVSLPNVVVDFIKDNGNISLGVAKYIGNAMIETKLQPQEIAEKIAKKELDITKMQWHDDFDIKLALKDITHATVERIKANRKAREDYLEQFGGDKQGPYIYVIVATGNIYEDVIQAVAAARQGADVVAVIRTTGQSLLDFVPYGATTEGFGGTMATQENFRIMRKALDDVGLELGRYIRLCNYCSGLCMPEIAAMGALERLDMMLNDALYGILFRDINMKRTLVDQFFSRIINGFAGVIINTGEDNYLTTADAIEEAHTVLASQFINEQFALIAGLPEEQMGLGHAFEMEPGTENGFLLELAQAEMAREIFPKAPLKYMPPTKFMTGNIFKGHIQDALFNIVTITTGQKVHLLGMLTEAIHTPFMSDRALSIENARYIFNNLKDFGNDIEFKKGGIMNTRAQEVLKKAADLLKTIETMGIFKTIEKGVFGGVRRPIDGGKGLAGVFEKDSTYFNPFIPLMLGGDRQ comes from the coding sequence ATGCCAAAATTGGATCTTGATTGGGAACTTGTTAGGGAAGCTCGTGAATCTGCAAAAAAGATTGCAGCTGACTCTCAAGTTTTTATAGATGCACATAGTACAGTAACAGTTGAAAGAACAATTTGTAGATTATTAGGTATAGATGGTATTGATGAGTTTGGAGTTTCATTACCAAATGTAGTTGTAGACTTCATAAAAGATAACGGAAATATTAGTTTAGGAGTTGCAAAATATATTGGGAATGCAATGATAGAAACTAAACTTCAACCACAAGAAATAGCAGAAAAAATTGCTAAAAAAGAATTAGATATAACAAAAATGCAATGGCATGATGATTTTGATATAAAATTAGCTTTAAAAGATATAACTCATGCAACAGTTGAAAGAATAAAAGCTAATAGAAAAGCAAGGGAAGATTATTTGGAACAATTTGGTGGAGATAAACAAGGACCTTATATCTATGTTATAGTTGCAACAGGAAATATTTATGAAGATGTTATCCAAGCAGTTGCAGCAGCAAGACAAGGTGCAGATGTTGTTGCTGTTATTAGAACAACAGGACAATCTCTATTAGACTTCGTACCTTATGGAGCAACAACAGAAGGTTTCGGAGGAACAATGGCAACTCAAGAAAACTTTAGAATAATGAGAAAAGCTCTTGATGATGTTGGTCTTGAATTAGGTAGATATATAAGATTATGTAACTATTGTTCTGGACTTTGTATGCCAGAAATAGCAGCAATGGGAGCATTAGAAAGACTAGATATGATGCTTAATGATGCTCTATATGGAATACTATTCAGAGATATTAATATGAAAAGAACACTAGTTGACCAATTTTTCTCAAGAATAATAAATGGTTTTGCTGGGGTTATAATAAATACTGGTGAAGATAACTATTTAACAACAGCTGATGCCATAGAAGAAGCTCATACAGTTTTAGCATCTCAATTTATTAATGAACAATTTGCATTGATAGCTGGTTTACCAGAAGAACAAATGGGACTTGGACATGCTTTTGAAATGGAACCAGGAACAGAAAATGGTTTCTTATTAGAACTTGCTCAAGCAGAAATGGCTAGAGAAATATTCCCTAAAGCACCTTTGAAATATATGCCTCCTACTAAATTTATGACAGGAAATATATTTAAAGGACATATACAAGATGCACTATTTAATATAGTAACTATAACAACAGGACAAAAAGTCCACTTATTAGGAATGCTTACAGAAGCTATTCATACACCTTTTATGTCAGATAGAGCATTATCAATAGAAAATGCAAGATATATTTTCAATAACTTAAAAGATTTTGGAAATGACATAGAATTTAAAAAAGGTGGAATAATGAATACAAGAGCTCAAGAAGTTCTTAAAAAAGCAGCTGATCTATTAAAGACAATAGAAACAATGGGTATCTTTAAAACAATAGAAAAAGGAGTATTTGGTGGAGTAAGAAGACCTATTGATGGTGGTAAAGGACTTGCTGGAGTTTTTGAAAAGGATAGTACATATTTCAATCCTTTCATTCCATTGATGTTAGGAGGGGATAGACAATGA
- a CDS encoding DJ-1/PfpI family protein has translation MKKIAVFLFEGAELFEIASFTDIFGWNNVVGLKKFRDIKLETISYKESIKCTWGGSLKVEKVITEKNIEEIFNYDVLVIPGGFGKANFFEEKNNEIFKKIIKYFYENNKIIVAICSAVINLLESGYIKDKKVTTYLLDNKRYFNQLKNYNIIPVEEEIVKDNNLFTCSGPGNALELSFRLLEKLTSKENVENIKKNLFLK, from the coding sequence ATGAAAAAGATTGCAGTGTTTTTATTTGAAGGAGCAGAGCTATTTGAAATAGCAAGTTTTACAGATATATTTGGTTGGAATAATGTTGTAGGCTTAAAAAAATTTAGAGATATAAAATTGGAAACTATCTCATATAAAGAAAGTATAAAATGTACTTGGGGAGGAAGTTTAAAAGTAGAAAAAGTTATAACTGAAAAAAATATAGAAGAAATTTTTAATTATGATGTTTTAGTTATTCCAGGTGGTTTTGGAAAAGCTAATTTTTTTGAAGAAAAAAATAATGAAATTTTTAAAAAAATAATAAAATATTTCTATGAAAATAATAAAATTATTGTTGCTATTTGCAGTGCAGTTATAAATTTATTGGAAAGTGGTTATATAAAAGATAAAAAAGTTACAACTTATTTATTAGATAATAAAAGATATTTTAATCAATTAAAAAACTATAATATTATTCCTGTTGAAGAGGAGATAGTGAAAGATAATAATTTATTTACTTGTTCAGGACCAGGTAATGCTTTGGAATTATCTTTTAGGCTTTTAGAAAAATTGACTTCTAAGGAAAATGTAGAAAATATTAAGAAAAATTTGTTTTTAAAATAA
- a CDS encoding histidine triad nucleotide-binding protein: protein MATLFTKIINKEIPADIVYEDDDVIAFKDIAPIAPVHVLVVPKKEIPTINDITDEDALLIGKIYKVIGKLAKKFGIDKDGYRVVSNCNENAGQTVFHIHFHLIGGEKLGTMV from the coding sequence ATGGCAACATTATTTACAAAAATTATTAATAAAGAGATACCAGCAGATATTGTTTATGAAGATGATGATGTAATAGCTTTTAAAGATATTGCACCAATAGCTCCAGTTCATGTGCTTGTTGTACCTAAAAAAGAAATTCCTACAATTAATGATATTACTGATGAAGATGCTTTACTAATAGGGAAAATATATAAAGTAATAGGTAAACTAGCTAAGAAATTTGGAATAGACAAAGATGGTTATAGAGTTGTATCAAATTGTAATGAAAATGCAGGACAAACTGTATTTCATATCCATTTTCATTTAATAGGTGGAGAAAAATTAGGAACTATGGTTTAA
- the rpiB gene encoding ribose 5-phosphate isomerase B: MKIALGSDHGGYELKEKIKQYLVKREGIELIDFGTNSVESVDYPKYGHLVAKSIVGKEADFGILICGTGIGISIAANKIKGIRAANCTNTTMARLSRQHNDANILALGARIVGDVIALDIVDEFLSASFEGGRHQKRVDQIEIEECNLF; the protein is encoded by the coding sequence ATGAAGATAGCTTTGGGTTCAGATCATGGTGGTTATGAATTAAAGGAAAAAATAAAACAATATTTAGTCAAAAGAGAAGGAATAGAGCTAATAGATTTTGGAACTAACAGTGTAGAAAGTGTTGATTATCCAAAATATGGGCATTTAGTTGCTAAAAGTATTGTAGGTAAAGAAGCTGATTTTGGAATTTTAATCTGTGGAACAGGTATAGGTATTTCTATTGCAGCCAATAAAATAAAAGGAATAAGAGCTGCAAATTGTACAAATACAACTATGGCAAGATTATCAAGACAACACAATGACGCAAATATTTTAGCATTAGGAGCTAGAATAGTTGGAGATGTAATAGCACTGGATATTGTTGATGAATTTTTATCTGCTTCTTTTGAAGGTGGAAGACATCAAAAAAGAGTGGATCAAATAGAAATAGAAGAATGTAATTTATTTTAG
- the kamA gene encoding L-lysine 2,3-aminomutase, producing MNTVNTRKKFFPNVTDEEWNDWTWQVKNRLESVEDLKKYVDLSEEETEGVVRTLETLRMAITPYYFSLIDLNSDRCPIRKQAIPTIQEIHQSDADLLDPLHEDEDSPVPGLTHRYPDRVLLLITDMCSMYCRHCTRRRFAGSSDDAMPMDRIDKAIEYIAKTPQVRDVLLSGGDALLVSDKKLESIIQKLRAIPHVEIIRIGSRTPVVLPQRITPELCNMLKKYHPIWLNTHFNHPQEVTPEAKKACEMLADAGVPLGNQTVLLRGINDSVPVMKRLVHDLVMMRVRPYYIYQCDLSMGLEHFRTPVSKGIEIIEGLRGHTSGYAVPTFVVDAPGGGGKTPVMPQYVISQSPHRVVLRNFEGVITTYTEPENYTHEPCYDEEKFEKMYEISGVYMLDEGLKMSLEPSHLARHERNKKRAEAEGKK from the coding sequence ATGAATACAGTTAATACTAGAAAGAAATTTTTCCCAAATGTAACAGATGAGGAATGGAATGACTGGACATGGCAAGTAAAAAATAGACTTGAAAGTGTTGAAGATTTAAAAAAATATGTTGATTTAAGTGAAGAAGAAACAGAAGGAGTTGTAAGAACTCTTGAAACTTTAAGAATGGCAATTACTCCGTATTACTTCTCATTGATAGATTTGAATAGTGATAGATGCCCTATAAGAAAACAAGCTATCCCTACTATACAAGAAATACATCAATCTGATGCTGACTTATTAGACCCTCTACATGAAGATGAAGATTCTCCTGTTCCAGGACTAACTCATAGATATCCAGATAGAGTTTTACTTCTAATAACAGATATGTGTTCTATGTATTGTAGACACTGTACTCGTAGAAGATTTGCTGGTTCTAGTGATGATGCTATGCCTATGGATAGAATAGATAAAGCAATAGAATATATTGCAAAAACTCCACAAGTAAGAGATGTATTATTATCAGGAGGAGATGCTCTTCTAGTTTCTGATAAAAAATTAGAAAGCATAATCCAAAAATTAAGAGCAATACCTCATGTTGAAATAATAAGAATAGGAAGTAGAACGCCAGTTGTTTTACCTCAAAGAATTACTCCTGAATTATGTAATATGCTAAAGAAATATCACCCAATTTGGTTGAATACTCACTTTAACCACCCTCAAGAAGTAACACCAGAAGCTAAGAAAGCTTGTGAAATGTTAGCAGATGCAGGAGTTCCACTAGGAAACCAAACTGTATTATTAAGAGGAATAAATGATAGTGTACCTGTAATGAAAAGACTTGTACATGATTTAGTAATGATGAGAGTAAGACCTTACTACATCTATCAATGTGACTTATCTATGGGACTTGAACATTTTAGAACACCAGTTTCTAAGGGTATAGAAATTATTGAAGGATTAAGAGGACATACATCAGGATATGCAGTACCAACATTCGTTGTTGACGCACCTGGTGGAGGAGGAAAAACTCCAGTAATGCCTCAATATGTAATTTCTCAATCTCCTCATAGAGTAGTATTAAGAAACTTTGAAGGAGTTATAACAACTTATACTGAACCAGAAAATTACACACATGAACCTTGTTATGATGAAGAAAAATTTGAAAAAATGTATGAAATAAGTGGAGTATATATGTTAGATGAAGGATTAAAGATGTCACTAGAACCTAGCCACTTAGCAAGACATGAAAGAAATAAAAAGAGAGCAGAAGCTGAAGGGAAAAAATAA
- the kdd gene encoding L-erythro-3,5-diaminohexanoate dehydrogenase, translating to MKKGCKYGTHRVIEPAGVLPQPAKKISNDMEIFSNEILIDVIALNIDSASFTQIEEEAGHDVEKIKAKIKEIVAEKGKMQNPVTGSGGMLIGTVEKIGDDLVGKTDLKVGDKIATLVSLSLTPLRIDEIKDIKPEIDRVEIKGKAVLFESGIYAVLPKDMSETLALAALDVAGAPAQVAKLVKPCQSVVILGSAGKSGMLCAYEAVKRVGPTGKVIGVVRNEKEKALLQRVSDKVRVVIADATKPMDVLNAVLAANDGKEVDVAINCVNVANTEMSTILPVKDFGIAYFFSMATSFTKAALGAEGVGKDITMIVGNGYTVDHADITLQELRESAALREIFNELYL from the coding sequence ATGAAAAAAGGTTGTAAATATGGAACACATAGAGTTATAGAACCAGCTGGAGTTTTACCACAACCAGCAAAAAAAATATCAAATGATATGGAAATATTTTCAAATGAAATTTTAATAGATGTTATAGCACTTAATATAGATTCAGCATCTTTCACTCAAATAGAAGAAGAAGCTGGACATGATGTAGAAAAAATAAAAGCAAAAATTAAAGAAATAGTTGCAGAAAAAGGTAAAATGCAAAATCCTGTAACTGGTTCTGGAGGAATGTTAATAGGAACAGTTGAAAAAATTGGTGATGACTTAGTTGGAAAAACTGATTTAAAAGTTGGAGATAAAATAGCAACTCTTGTTTCTCTTTCATTAACTCCACTAAGAATTGATGAAATAAAAGATATTAAACCTGAAATAGATAGAGTTGAAATAAAAGGTAAAGCAGTTCTATTTGAAAGTGGAATCTATGCAGTTCTACCAAAAGATATGTCAGAAACTCTTGCATTGGCAGCACTTGATGTTGCAGGAGCACCTGCACAAGTTGCAAAACTTGTAAAACCTTGTCAATCTGTTGTAATTTTAGGTTCAGCAGGAAAATCTGGAATGCTTTGTGCTTATGAAGCAGTTAAAAGAGTAGGACCTACTGGAAAAGTTATAGGTGTTGTAAGAAATGAAAAAGAAAAAGCATTACTTCAAAGAGTAAGTGATAAAGTAAGAGTAGTTATAGCTGATGCAACAAAACCTATGGATGTTTTAAATGCAGTATTAGCAGCAAATGATGGTAAAGAAGTAGATGTTGCTATAAACTGTGTAAATGTTGCTAATACTGAAATGTCTACAATACTTCCTGTAAAAGATTTTGGTATAGCTTATTTCTTCTCAATGGCTACTTCATTTACAAAAGCAGCATTAGGAGCAGAAGGAGTAGGAAAAGATATAACTATGATAGTTGGAAATGGTTATACTGTTGACCATGCTGATATAACTTTACAAGAATTAAGAGAAAGTGCAGCATTAAGAGAAATCTTTAATGAATTATATCTATAA
- the rpsT gene encoding 30S ribosomal protein S20 → MANSKSAKKRILVAERNRVRNQAVKTRVKTMAKKVLSTLEVKDVEAAKTALSVAYKEFDKAVSKGILKKNTASRKKARLAVKVNSLINSL, encoded by the coding sequence ATGGCAAATTCAAAATCAGCTAAAAAGAGAATATTAGTAGCAGAAAGAAATAGAGTTAGAAATCAAGCAGTAAAAACAAGAGTTAAAACTATGGCTAAAAAAGTTTTATCAACACTAGAAGTGAAAGATGTTGAAGCTGCAAAAACTGCATTATCAGTTGCATACAAAGAATTTGATAAAGCTGTAAGTAAAGGAATTTTAAAGAAAAATACTGCTTCTAGAAAGAAAGCTAGATTAGCAGTAAAAGTTAATTCTTTAATAAATTCTCTTTAA
- a CDS encoding FKBP-type peptidyl-prolyl cis-trans isomerase: MKIGENKVVTLEYKVYDADTKELLEDTAELGPYFYIQGMEQFLPKIEVALDGKSKGYKTKIEIPMEEAYGDYDEELVEELTKADFADFDDIYEGMEFVVELEDGTETISVITEIDGDKVYTDSNHPFSGRNLLFEVEVADVREATDEELEHGHVHFHGFENDEE; this comes from the coding sequence ATGAAAATAGGAGAAAATAAAGTTGTAACATTGGAATATAAGGTATATGATGCAGATACAAAAGAATTATTAGAAGATACTGCTGAATTGGGGCCATATTTTTATATTCAAGGTATGGAACAATTTTTACCTAAAATAGAAGTAGCATTAGATGGGAAATCAAAAGGATATAAAACAAAAATTGAAATTCCTATGGAAGAAGCTTATGGGGATTATGATGAAGAATTGGTTGAAGAATTAACAAAAGCTGATTTTGCAGATTTTGATGATATCTATGAAGGAATGGAATTTGTTGTTGAATTAGAAGATGGTACAGAAACAATATCCGTTATTACTGAAATAGATGGAGATAAGGTTTATACAGATTCTAATCATCCATTCTCTGGAAGGAATTTATTATTTGAAGTGGAAGTTGCAGATGTAAGAGAAGCAACTGATGAAGAATTAGAACATGGACATGTACATTTTCACGGGTTTGAAAACGATGAGGAGTAA
- the kce gene encoding 3-keto-5-aminohexanoate cleavage protein translates to MEKLIITAAICGAEVTKENNPAVPYTVEEIAREAESAYKAGASIIHLHVREDDGTPTQDKERFRKCIEAIREKCPDVIIQPSTGGAVGMTDLERLQPTELHPEMATLDCGTCNFGGDEIFVNTENTIKNFGKILIERGVKPEIEVFDKGMVDYAIRYQKQGFIQKPMHFDFVLGVQMSASARDLVFMSESIPEGSTWTVAGVGRHQFQMAALAIVMGGHVRVGFEDNVYIDKGVLAKSNGELVERVVRMAKELGREIATPDEAREILSLKK, encoded by the coding sequence ATGGAAAAATTGATAATAACTGCTGCTATCTGTGGAGCAGAAGTAACAAAAGAAAATAACCCTGCTGTTCCTTATACTGTTGAAGAAATTGCAAGAGAAGCAGAATCAGCATATAAAGCAGGAGCAAGTATAATCCATTTACATGTAAGAGAAGATGATGGAACTCCAACTCAAGACAAAGAAAGATTTAGAAAATGTATAGAAGCAATAAGAGAAAAATGTCCAGATGTAATTATTCAACCATCTACTGGTGGAGCAGTGGGAATGACAGATTTAGAAAGATTACAACCTACTGAATTACATCCAGAAATGGCAACTCTTGATTGTGGAACTTGTAATTTTGGTGGAGATGAAATTTTTGTAAATACAGAAAATACAATTAAAAATTTTGGAAAAATTCTTATAGAAAGAGGAGTTAAACCTGAAATAGAAGTTTTTGATAAAGGTATGGTTGACTATGCTATAAGATATCAAAAACAAGGATTTATTCAAAAACCTATGCACTTTGATTTTGTGCTAGGTGTACAAATGTCAGCTTCTGCAAGAGATTTGGTGTTTATGTCAGAAAGTATACCAGAAGGTTCAACTTGGACAGTTGCAGGAGTAGGAAGACATCAATTCCAAATGGCAGCCCTAGCAATAGTTATGGGAGGACATGTAAGAGTTGGTTTTGAAGATAATGTGTATATAGATAAAGGTGTTTTAGCAAAATCAAATGGAGAATTGGTTGAAAGAGTTGTAAGAATGGCAAAAGAATTAGGAAGAGAAATTGCAACTCCTGATGAAGCAAGAGAAATATTAAGTTTAAAAAAATAA
- the kal gene encoding 3-aminobutyryl-CoA ammonia lyase — translation MKSLIRMRMSSHDAHYGGNLVDGARMLQLFGDVATELLIQLDGDEGLFKAYDSVEFMAPVFAGDFIEAEGEIVNVGNSSRKMVFEARKVIVPRPDISDSAADVLAEPIVVCRASGTCVTPKDKQRGKK, via the coding sequence ATGAAATCTTTAATCAGAATGAGAATGAGTTCTCATGATGCACATTATGGAGGAAATTTAGTTGATGGTGCGAGGATGCTACAATTATTTGGAGATGTAGCAACTGAACTTTTAATCCAATTAGATGGAGATGAAGGATTATTTAAGGCTTATGATAGTGTTGAATTTATGGCACCAGTTTTTGCAGGAGATTTTATTGAAGCTGAGGGTGAAATTGTAAATGTAGGAAACAGTTCAAGAAAAATGGTATTTGAAGCAAGAAAGGTTATTGTTCCAAGACCAGATATTTCTGATTCAGCTGCTGATGTTTTAGCAGAACCAATAGTTGTATGTAGAGCTAGTGGAACTTGCGTGACACCAAAAGACAAACAAAGAGGAAAAAAATAA
- a CDS encoding MutS-related protein, giving the protein MKFIDENSLNRLNFKELLSRIDMYSGYGKSKLNNLSNFLVGEEEKLEKEFERMEKIYNLISNDKREMLKLEMILYKFDNIRKTIENAINNIILDTVDLFELKVQLMAMIELNLLLNENKDVFSDFILEDIGELLSALDPNNEKIATFYIYESYSVILKEIRRQKKEVENKLFNETDYETIQKLKNERLSILVDEEKEEFKIRRNLTALVKEFSSIFLNNTEKIGNLDFILGKVRFAKEYNGTKPVVSKKKEIILEDAINLEVKEVLEAKNKKYTPISIKLNVGTTMITGANMGGKSVALKTIAENVLLFQMGFFVFAKYASIPLLDFIFFVSDDMQDISKGLSTFGAEIIKLKEINSYVKSGTGLIVFDEFARGTNPKEGQKFVRALAKYLNEKSSISIITTHFDSVVEKNMKHYQVVGLKNLDFENLKNRLKANNSLELIQDNMDFTLEESIETEVPKDALNIAKLIGLDDEISEMIYKEYEWEEK; this is encoded by the coding sequence ATGAAATTTATTGATGAAAATAGTTTAAATAGACTAAATTTTAAAGAATTATTATCAAGAATTGATATGTATTCAGGTTATGGAAAAAGCAAACTAAATAATTTAAGTAATTTTTTAGTAGGAGAAGAAGAGAAACTAGAAAAAGAATTTGAAAGAATGGAGAAAATTTATAATCTTATTTCTAATGACAAAAGAGAAATGTTGAAATTAGAAATGATTCTCTATAAATTTGATAATATAAGAAAAACAATAGAAAATGCAATAAATAATATTATCTTAGATACAGTGGATTTATTTGAACTAAAAGTTCAACTTATGGCTATGATAGAATTAAACTTACTTTTAAATGAAAATAAAGATGTATTTTCTGATTTTATACTAGAAGATATAGGGGAATTACTTAGTGCCTTAGACCCTAACAATGAAAAAATTGCTACTTTTTATATTTATGAATCTTATTCTGTAATTTTAAAAGAAATTCGTAGACAGAAAAAAGAGGTTGAAAATAAATTATTCAATGAAACAGATTATGAAACAATTCAAAAATTAAAAAATGAAAGATTGTCCATATTAGTTGATGAAGAAAAAGAAGAGTTTAAAATAAGAAGAAATCTAACTGCTCTTGTTAAAGAGTTTTCGTCAATCTTTTTAAATAATACTGAAAAGATAGGAAATTTAGATTTTATATTAGGAAAGGTTAGATTTGCAAAAGAATATAATGGTACAAAACCAGTGGTATCTAAAAAGAAAGAAATAATCTTAGAAGATGCTATAAATTTAGAGGTAAAAGAAGTTTTAGAAGCTAAAAATAAAAAATATACTCCTATCAGTATAAAGTTAAATGTAGGAACAACTATGATAACTGGTGCTAATATGGGAGGAAAAAGTGTAGCATTAAAGACAATAGCAGAAAATGTATTACTTTTTCAAATGGGCTTCTTTGTTTTTGCAAAATATGCAAGTATACCTCTTTTAGATTTTATATTTTTTGTATCGGATGATATGCAGGATATTTCAAAAGGACTTAGTACATTTGGAGCAGAGATAATAAAGTTGAAAGAAATAAATTCTTATGTAAAAAGTGGAACAGGACTTATAGTTTTTGATGAATTTGCAAGAGGAACAAACCCAAAAGAGGGACAAAAATTTGTTAGAGCCTTAGCAAAATATTTGAATGAAAAATCAAGTATATCAATTATAACTACTCACTTTGATTCTGTTGTTGAAAAGAATATGAAACATTATCAAGTGGTGGGATTAAAGAATTTAGACTTTGAAAATCTAAAAAATAGATTGAAAGCAAATAATTCTTTGGAATTAATTCAAGATAATATGGATTTTACTTTGGAAGAAAGTATAGAAACAGAAGTGCCAAAAGATGCTTTAAATATAGCAAAACTAATTGGTTTAGATGATGAAATTTCTGAAATGATTTATAAAGAGTATGAATGGGAGGAAAAATAA